Proteins from one Streptomyces sp. NBC_00390 genomic window:
- a CDS encoding ABC transporter permease: MASVPAVFRSEWTKIRTVSSTVWTLISALVVTVAMSAALCALLASTFDDLSEVERATFDPTFLSFSGMILGQLAMVVFGVLVVGTEYSSGMIRTSLAAVPQRATFLFSKIAVAGLLALVVGMVTSFLTFFLGQALLGEHRTTIGAENVLRAVIGGGLYMGLIAVFSMGVAAMLRSSMLSLGILMPFFFLVSQILSAVPGAKDVARYFPDQAGSKIMQVVPDAMNTEAAPYGPWGGLGIMLLWVVAALIGGAVVLKERDA; encoded by the coding sequence ATGGCATCCGTACCTGCCGTGTTCCGGTCGGAGTGGACCAAGATCCGGACGGTCTCCTCGACCGTCTGGACGCTGATCAGCGCGCTGGTCGTGACGGTCGCGATGAGCGCCGCGCTCTGCGCGCTGCTGGCCTCGACGTTCGACGATCTGTCGGAGGTCGAGCGGGCCACCTTCGACCCGACGTTCCTGAGCTTCTCCGGGATGATCCTCGGGCAGCTGGCGATGGTCGTCTTCGGCGTCCTGGTGGTCGGCACGGAGTACAGCTCCGGCATGATCCGTACGTCGCTCGCCGCCGTGCCCCAGCGGGCCACGTTCCTGTTCAGCAAGATCGCGGTGGCCGGGCTGCTGGCACTGGTCGTCGGCATGGTCACGAGCTTTCTGACCTTCTTCCTCGGCCAGGCCCTGCTCGGTGAACACCGCACGACCATCGGCGCGGAGAACGTACTGCGCGCCGTGATCGGCGGAGGCCTCTACATGGGGCTGATCGCGGTCTTCTCGATGGGCGTCGCGGCGATGCTGCGCAGCTCGATGCTGTCGCTCGGCATCCTGATGCCGTTCTTCTTCCTGGTCTCGCAGATCCTCTCGGCGGTTCCGGGCGCGAAGGACGTGGCCCGCTACTTCCCGGACCAGGCCGGATCGAAGATCATGCAGGTCGTCCCGGACGCGATGAACACCGAGGCGGCTCCGTACGGCCCCTGGGGCGGCCTCGGGATCATGCTGCTGTGGGTGGTTGCGGCGCTGATCGGCGGCGCTGTGGTGCTCAAGGAGCGCGACGCATAG
- a CDS encoding ABC transporter ATP-binding protein: MIEAVGLTKRYGAKTAVYNLSFQVRPGAVTGFLGPNGAGKSTTMRMILGLDRPTEGQVTIGGRPFRQLPNAPRQVGALLDAKAVHGGRSARSHLLSLAQLSGIPARRVDEVLGVVGLQDVAKRRSKGFSLGMGQRLGIAAALLGDPQVLLFDEPVNGLDPEGILWVRNLMKQLASEGRTVFVSSHLMSEMALTADHLIVIGRGQLMADMSVKDFISHNSADFARVRTPHTEPQQREKLSAALTEAGGQVLPEQDGALRVTGLTLPRISDLAHEADVRLWELSPHQASLEEAYMRMTQGAVDYRSTADQKSGLMQQPPMGYLPPQQQIPEVPQHGFYAPPPPAPGQNPYAPGAPVTGPPVAPAAPPVAPSAAAAAPADLNKPEDAR; encoded by the coding sequence ATGATCGAGGCAGTCGGCCTGACAAAGCGCTACGGCGCCAAGACAGCCGTGTACAACCTTTCCTTCCAGGTGCGGCCGGGGGCCGTCACCGGCTTCCTCGGGCCCAACGGCGCCGGCAAGTCCACCACCATGCGCATGATCCTCGGCCTCGACCGGCCGACCGAGGGGCAGGTGACCATCGGCGGCCGGCCCTTCCGGCAGCTGCCCAACGCGCCGCGCCAGGTCGGTGCGCTGCTGGACGCCAAGGCGGTGCACGGCGGACGCAGTGCGCGCAGTCATCTGCTGTCGCTGGCACAGCTGTCGGGCATCCCGGCGCGCCGCGTCGACGAGGTACTCGGGGTCGTCGGTCTGCAGGACGTGGCCAAGCGGCGCTCCAAGGGCTTCTCGCTCGGTATGGGGCAGCGGCTCGGCATCGCCGCCGCGCTCCTGGGTGATCCGCAGGTGCTGCTGTTCGACGAGCCGGTCAACGGCCTCGACCCCGAGGGCATCCTCTGGGTCCGCAATCTGATGAAGCAGCTGGCCTCCGAAGGCCGTACCGTCTTCGTCTCCTCGCATCTGATGAGCGAGATGGCGCTCACCGCCGACCACTTGATCGTGATCGGCCGCGGGCAGCTGATGGCGGACATGAGCGTCAAGGACTTCATCTCGCACAACTCCGCGGACTTCGCGCGGGTGCGTACGCCGCACACCGAGCCGCAGCAGCGCGAGAAGCTCTCGGCCGCGCTGACCGAGGCCGGCGGGCAGGTGCTGCCCGAGCAGGACGGCGCGCTGAGGGTGACCGGGCTGACCCTGCCGCGGATCAGCGATCTCGCGCACGAGGCGGATGTGCGGCTGTGGGAGCTGTCGCCGCACCAGGCCTCGCTGGAGGAGGCGTACATGCGCATGACGCAGGGCGCCGTCGACTACCGCTCGACCGCGGACCAGAAGTCGGGGCTGATGCAGCAGCCGCCGATGGGGTACCTGCCGCCGCAGCAGCAGATCCCCGAGGTGCCGCAACACGGCTTCTACGCCCCGCCGCCGCCTGCGCCGGGCCAGAACCCGTACGCGCCCGGCGCGCCGGTCACCGGTCCCCCTGTGGCCCCCGCCGCCCCGCCCGTCGCCCCGTCGGCCGCTGCCGCCGCCCCCGCCGACCTGAACAAGCCCGAGGACGCCCGATGA
- a CDS encoding ABC transporter permease, producing the protein MTTPYQQQGAPVASYASPIPVRSAHLGDALASEWTKIRSVRSTMWTLGVMIVLMLGIGLGVAAIVSSQDVRVEGESALGLGFFGVLLGSICVMTLGVLTIASEYGTGMIRTTLTACPSRSRVLIAKSLVFFLLVFTLTTVIAALVAAIQTSMVDADEPTGGQWLQSTVGVGLYVATLGLLSLAVGAMIRHSAGAITIMIGVMLLPLVAAMFMFSESLSDVQDFLLRYAIPSQLIGVYGQAADGSGSGPVGWEPVWIILGVTAVAMAGAFATINSRDV; encoded by the coding sequence ATGACCACCCCCTACCAGCAGCAGGGCGCCCCCGTCGCCTCGTACGCCTCCCCCATCCCGGTGCGCAGCGCCCACCTCGGCGACGCCCTGGCCTCCGAGTGGACCAAGATCCGCTCGGTGCGCTCCACGATGTGGACCCTCGGCGTGATGATCGTGCTGATGCTCGGCATCGGTCTCGGGGTCGCGGCCATCGTCTCGTCGCAGGATGTCCGGGTGGAGGGCGAGTCGGCGCTCGGCCTCGGCTTCTTCGGCGTACTGCTCGGTTCGATCTGTGTGATGACGCTCGGCGTGCTCACCATCGCGTCCGAGTACGGCACCGGCATGATCCGTACGACTCTGACCGCCTGCCCCAGCCGGAGCCGGGTGCTGATCGCCAAGTCCCTCGTGTTCTTCCTGCTGGTCTTCACCCTCACGACCGTGATCGCCGCGCTCGTCGCCGCGATCCAGACGTCGATGGTGGACGCGGACGAGCCGACCGGGGGGCAGTGGCTGCAGTCCACCGTGGGGGTGGGGCTCTACGTCGCGACGCTCGGACTGCTGTCCCTCGCTGTCGGTGCGATGATCCGGCACTCGGCGGGCGCGATCACGATCATGATCGGCGTGATGCTGCTGCCGCTCGTGGCGGCCATGTTCATGTTCTCGGAGTCGCTCTCGGACGTGCAGGACTTCCTGCTGCGATACGCGATCCCGAGCCAGCTCATCGGCGTCTACGGACAGGCCGCCGACGGCTCCGGTTCCGGTCCGGTCGGCTGGGAGCCGGTGTGGATCATTCTCGGCGTGACCGCGGTCGCGATGGCCGGAGCGTTCGCGACGATCAACAGCCGCGACGTCTGA
- a CDS encoding ATP/GTP-binding protein: MSPRRNRPRGGEKPTDRSGEPGERYGGFGRAESWQGEEWSVRHVAGAAADGKRYRCPGCDQEIPSGVPHVVAWPEHAGVDDRRHWHKACWNAKDRRTTRVQRSRNAPRY; encoded by the coding sequence GTGTCTCCGCGCCGCAACCGCCCCCGTGGCGGCGAGAAGCCGACCGATCGCTCAGGCGAGCCGGGGGAGCGGTACGGAGGCTTCGGCAGAGCCGAGTCCTGGCAGGGCGAGGAGTGGTCGGTGCGCCATGTCGCGGGCGCCGCCGCCGACGGCAAGCGGTACCGATGCCCGGGCTGCGACCAGGAGATCCCCTCGGGGGTGCCGCATGTGGTGGCCTGGCCCGAGCATGCCGGTGTCGACGACCGCCGGCACTGGCACAAGGCGTGCTGGAACGCGAAGGACCGCCGCACCACGAGGGTGCAGCGGTCCCGTAACGCGCCGAGGTACTGA
- a CDS encoding LLM class flavin-dependent oxidoreductase, translated as MRVGTFVLAAQFPGQGQGEALHRAVRSAEVAEESGLDSVWLAEHHFVPYGVCPSAVTLAALLLGRTRRIRVGTAVSVLPSAHPVALGEQAALLHLTSDGRFSLGVGRGGPWVDLEVFGAGLAAYETGFPESLDLLLRWLREPQVGAQGERFGFRPVPVVPRPDELIDGPPGGPEVIVACTSPKSVRLAAERGLAMLLGMHCGDEEKADMVALWRTHALAAGHAPETVAAAGHVSAGLVQIGDHSREATETLVKAMPGWLRQGLEAHVTVDGRHRAMRDPVAYTELLCTLHPVGPPRRAADRLAATAERTGITRFALLAEGSGDLAATEENVRRLGTEVLPLLG; from the coding sequence ATGCGCGTTGGAACTTTCGTACTGGCGGCTCAGTTTCCGGGCCAGGGGCAGGGGGAGGCGCTGCACCGCGCGGTGCGCTCCGCCGAGGTCGCGGAGGAGTCCGGGCTGGACTCCGTGTGGCTGGCCGAGCACCATTTCGTTCCGTACGGGGTGTGCCCGTCGGCGGTGACCCTTGCGGCCCTGCTGCTCGGGCGTACGCGGCGGATCCGGGTCGGCACGGCCGTGAGCGTCCTGCCGAGCGCCCATCCGGTGGCGCTGGGCGAGCAGGCCGCTCTGCTGCATCTCACCTCGGACGGACGGTTCTCGCTCGGGGTGGGCCGCGGTGGGCCCTGGGTCGACCTGGAGGTGTTCGGCGCCGGCCTCGCCGCGTACGAGACGGGCTTCCCCGAATCCCTCGATCTGCTGCTGCGCTGGCTGCGCGAGCCCCAAGTCGGTGCGCAGGGTGAGCGGTTCGGCTTCCGTCCGGTGCCGGTCGTGCCCCGGCCCGACGAGCTCATCGACGGCCCGCCCGGCGGGCCCGAGGTCATCGTCGCATGCACGTCGCCGAAGAGCGTGCGTCTCGCCGCGGAGCGCGGGCTGGCGATGCTGCTCGGGATGCACTGCGGCGACGAGGAGAAGGCGGACATGGTCGCTCTGTGGCGCACACACGCGCTGGCAGCCGGCCACGCGCCCGAGACGGTCGCTGCGGCCGGCCATGTGTCGGCCGGTCTGGTGCAGATCGGCGACCACAGCCGTGAGGCCACCGAAACCCTGGTGAAGGCGATGCCCGGCTGGCTCAGGCAGGGCCTGGAAGCCCATGTCACCGTCGACGGCCGGCACCGGGCGATGCGCGACCCGGTGGCGTACACCGAACTGCTCTGCACGCTGCATCCCGTGGGCCCGCCCCGGCGTGCGGCGGACCGGCTCGCGGCGACCGCCGAGCGCACCGGGATCACTCGTTTCGCACTGCTCGCCGAGGGCTCGGGCGACCTCGCCGCCACCGAGGAGAACGTACGGCGGCTGGGCACGGAGGTACTGCCCCTGCTCGGCTGA
- a CDS encoding SCO5389 family protein, whose amino-acid sequence MSLDVSPALLEQAERGEVDEAAFVDCVRTSLPYAWEMISSLVAQLKVDGGDFADNQTPPPDEQARGQLLRALASDAIRGALQRHFGVRLAFQNCHRVAVFPLDSSVDERLARFTSVRGQLLNQSPELRDC is encoded by the coding sequence ATGTCGCTCGACGTCTCACCGGCGCTGTTGGAACAGGCCGAGCGAGGCGAGGTCGACGAAGCCGCTTTCGTCGACTGCGTCCGGACCTCCCTGCCCTACGCATGGGAGATGATCAGTTCTCTGGTGGCTCAGCTGAAGGTGGACGGCGGGGACTTCGCCGACAACCAGACGCCTCCGCCGGACGAGCAGGCACGTGGTCAGCTGCTGCGCGCGCTCGCGAGTGACGCGATTCGCGGTGCGCTGCAACGGCACTTCGGGGTGCGTCTGGCATTCCAGAACTGCCACCGCGTCGCGGTGTTCCCGCTGGACTCTTCGGTCGACGAGCGGCTCGCCCGCTTCACCTCCGTACGGGGTCAGCTGCTCAATCAGTCGCCCGAACTGCGCGACTGCTGA
- the nucS gene encoding endonuclease NucS, whose protein sequence is MRLVIARCSVDYAGRLTAHLPSAPRLILVKADGSVSIHADDRAYKPLNWMSPPCTLKEGDDSVWTVVNKAGEKLIITMEEILHDSSHELGVDPGLIKDGVEAHLQELLADRIETLGEGYSLIRREYPTAIGPVDILCRDADGSTIAVEIKRRGEIDGVEQLTRYLELLNRDPHLAPVKGVFAAQEIKPQARVLATDRGIGCVVLDYEALRGIEDDKLRLF, encoded by the coding sequence ATGCGTCTCGTCATCGCCCGCTGCTCCGTGGACTACGCGGGCCGGCTCACCGCCCATCTGCCCTCCGCCCCCAGGTTGATCCTGGTCAAGGCCGACGGGAGCGTCTCGATCCATGCCGACGACCGAGCGTACAAACCACTGAACTGGATGTCACCGCCGTGCACGCTGAAGGAGGGCGACGACAGCGTGTGGACCGTGGTGAACAAAGCGGGCGAGAAACTGATCATTACGATGGAGGAAATCCTCCATGACTCGTCGCACGAACTCGGTGTCGACCCCGGCCTGATCAAAGACGGCGTGGAAGCGCACCTCCAGGAGCTTCTCGCCGACCGGATCGAGACACTCGGCGAGGGATACAGCCTGATCCGGCGCGAATACCCCACCGCCATCGGCCCTGTGGACATCCTCTGCCGGGACGCCGACGGCTCGACGATCGCGGTGGAGATCAAGCGGCGTGGCGAGATCGACGGCGTGGAGCAGCTCACCCGCTATCTGGAGCTGCTGAACCGCGACCCGCATCTGGCGCCGGTGAAGGGCGTGTTCGCGGCGCAGGAGATCAAGCCCCAGGCACGGGTACTGGCGACGGACCGCGGCATCGGCTGTGTGGTGCTCGACTACGAAGCGCTGCGGGGCATCGAGGACGACAAGCTGCGCCTCTTCTGA
- a CDS encoding ATP-binding protein — protein sequence MDNDSFGDGAGPARPPRDAITPDRAPSLPAPVRTVRLVAGDFLLTVNPVDGSEIEPCPPGEQPGPPARRTAAERAEFQRAAQPPVPPGPASPRLPLLEREEERERLVRLLGRGRSVRLTGPAGSGRSALLDAVAERCGGLAPDGVVRLSGFHRTPAELLQELFATVYAAPRHRPEPEAFAGYVRDIGAIVLLDDLEFGEATLGELLDAAPECAFLVAATPDVPPPASDPHLEEVVLSGLGRAAALDLLERTVDRPLSEDEQNWAGDLWFESEGLPLRFVQAGALLRQCDSLRADPEAFEEFAPFAAAQGKDVPLPSLGEGAAPSSLLASRLSESARQTLRFAVALGGEVPHQAHLPALVGDTHADAALGELMSCGLLTPVGSRYRLAAGVLAQLTEKGYAEDAAATAHTAAQHYAWWAGHPSVTPERAVAEADAIMAALGTLVPGREPGHPSTAVLLARSAAPAFAAGQHWGAWERALRAGSEAARISGEVAEEAYFHHELGVLALCTGSLDRARAELEASIGMRGALADKNGTVAGRRALALVADRAEGTSPVGGTPGDEQPAAERPAEPVSPPRGVPAARALAALESVARTSPLRALPANEPQTVVTRRETPSDDDRPTGRRAVLFGARRNMVAAGAGALLAAVLGTVVTLGTVSDKEETPSDDIGTGQSVNEDDSADGWDTSDPADGAPADEDKDKDDKDKSAKPSDSVSPSPSSSTGGPSAPGEGPSSSASTPGTGPSSSKPSSKPTKSPTPTRTPTRTPTPTPTPTPTPTPTPTATPSSPGGSESVTSSASTTSDSESYTTPVI from the coding sequence ATGGACAACGACAGCTTCGGCGACGGCGCGGGACCGGCTCGTCCGCCGCGTGATGCCATCACGCCGGACCGCGCACCGTCCCTGCCGGCACCCGTCCGTACGGTCCGGCTCGTCGCGGGCGACTTCCTGCTCACCGTCAACCCGGTCGACGGCAGCGAGATCGAACCCTGCCCGCCGGGGGAGCAGCCCGGACCGCCCGCCCGGCGCACCGCCGCCGAGCGCGCCGAGTTCCAGCGTGCCGCGCAGCCGCCCGTACCGCCGGGACCCGCCTCGCCGCGGCTCCCGCTGCTGGAGCGGGAGGAGGAGCGCGAGCGGCTCGTACGCCTGCTGGGCCGCGGCCGCTCCGTGCGGCTGACCGGTCCCGCCGGCTCCGGCCGCAGCGCCCTGCTCGATGCCGTCGCCGAGCGCTGCGGGGGCCTCGCGCCCGACGGCGTCGTTCGGCTCAGCGGCTTCCACCGCACCCCCGCCGAACTGCTCCAGGAGCTGTTCGCCACCGTGTACGCCGCGCCCCGGCACCGGCCGGAACCCGAGGCGTTCGCCGGTTACGTCCGTGACATCGGCGCGATCGTCCTCCTCGACGATCTCGAGTTCGGCGAGGCCACGCTCGGCGAGCTGCTGGACGCCGCTCCCGAGTGCGCCTTCCTCGTCGCGGCAACCCCCGACGTCCCCCCGCCCGCCTCTGACCCGCACCTCGAAGAGGTCGTGCTCAGCGGTCTGGGCCGGGCCGCGGCCCTGGACCTGCTGGAGCGCACGGTCGACCGGCCGCTCAGCGAGGACGAGCAGAACTGGGCCGGTGACCTCTGGTTCGAGTCCGAAGGACTGCCGCTGCGCTTCGTGCAGGCCGGTGCGCTGCTCCGGCAGTGCGACAGCCTGCGCGCCGACCCGGAGGCGTTCGAGGAGTTCGCGCCCTTCGCCGCGGCCCAGGGCAAGGACGTTCCGCTGCCGTCGCTGGGGGAGGGCGCCGCGCCCTCCTCGCTGCTCGCCTCCCGGCTCAGCGAATCCGCCCGCCAGACGCTGCGGTTCGCCGTCGCCCTCGGCGGTGAGGTCCCGCACCAGGCGCATCTGCCGGCGCTGGTGGGCGACACCCACGCCGACGCCGCACTCGGCGAACTGATGAGCTGCGGACTGCTCACTCCGGTCGGCTCCCGCTACCGGCTGGCCGCGGGAGTCCTCGCTCAGCTCACCGAGAAGGGCTACGCGGAGGACGCGGCCGCCACCGCCCACACCGCGGCCCAGCACTATGCCTGGTGGGCGGGGCATCCCTCGGTGACTCCGGAGCGTGCCGTCGCCGAGGCGGACGCGATCATGGCCGCTCTCGGCACGCTGGTGCCGGGCCGCGAGCCCGGACACCCCAGCACGGCCGTCCTGCTCGCACGCAGCGCCGCGCCCGCGTTCGCCGCGGGACAGCACTGGGGAGCATGGGAGCGTGCGCTGCGGGCCGGCTCCGAAGCCGCCCGAATATCCGGTGAGGTCGCCGAAGAGGCGTACTTCCACCACGAGTTGGGCGTTCTGGCGCTGTGCACCGGAAGTCTGGACCGGGCCAGGGCCGAACTGGAGGCATCCATCGGCATGCGCGGCGCGCTGGCCGACAAGAACGGCACGGTCGCGGGACGGCGCGCGCTGGCCCTTGTCGCGGACCGTGCGGAGGGCACGTCGCCGGTCGGCGGCACCCCGGGCGACGAGCAGCCGGCCGCCGAACGGCCGGCGGAGCCCGTCTCTCCGCCGCGCGGTGTCCCGGCCGCCCGGGCCCTCGCCGCCCTGGAGTCGGTTGCCAGGACATCGCCGCTGCGGGCTCTGCCCGCGAACGAGCCGCAGACGGTCGTGACCCGGCGCGAGACGCCCTCGGACGACGACCGGCCCACGGGCCGCCGTGCCGTGCTCTTCGGCGCCCGGCGCAACATGGTCGCGGCGGGCGCGGGCGCCCTGCTTGCCGCCGTTCTGGGCACGGTGGTCACCCTCGGCACGGTCTCCGACAAGGAGGAGACACCGAGCGACGACATCGGGACCGGCCAGTCCGTGAACGAGGACGACAGCGCGGACGGCTGGGACACCTCGGATCCGGCAGACGGTGCGCCGGCCGACGAGGACAAGGACAAGGACGACAAGGACAAGAGCGCCAAGCCCTCGGACTCGGTCTCGCCGAGCCCGAGTTCGTCGACGGGCGGCCCGTCGGCGCCGGGGGAGGGGCCGTCGTCGAGTGCGTCGACGCCGGGCACCGGGCCGTCGTCCTCGAAGCCGTCCTCGAAGCCGACGAAGTCGCCGACTCCGACGAGGACCCCGACACGGACGCCGACGCCGACCCCCACCCCGACTCCGACCCCCACGCCGACTCCGACCGCGACGCCGTCCTCGCCCGGCGGCAGCGAATCGGTGACGAGCAGCGCCTCCACGACCTCGGACTCCGAGAGTTACACCACGCCGGTGATCTGA
- a CDS encoding STAS domain-containing protein, with product MHIRGDHTELVVGGRLDVRSAADARTVLHSAVDDGVGDLVLDLTHLDSWDATGLGVIMGAHRRAGRCGRRLVLRGVPPQMQRLLVATRLHRILAIEGGIAAESLPRV from the coding sequence ATGCACATCAGGGGCGACCACACCGAGCTGGTCGTCGGGGGCCGCCTCGACGTCCGCAGCGCGGCGGACGCCCGTACGGTGCTGCACTCGGCCGTCGACGACGGAGTCGGCGACCTGGTGCTCGACCTGACACATCTCGACTCGTGGGACGCCACCGGGCTCGGGGTCATCATGGGCGCGCACCGGCGGGCCGGCCGGTGCGGCCGCCGACTGGTGCTGCGCGGCGTACCGCCGCAGATGCAGCGCCTGCTGGTGGCCACCCGGCTGCATCGCATCCTCGCCATCGAAGGCGGTATCGCGGCCGAATCGCTCCCCCGGGTCTGA
- a CDS encoding 3-hydroxyacyl-CoA dehydrogenase family protein, with protein MARKLAVIGAGLMGSGIAQVSAQAGWDVVLRDVTDAALTRGLDGIKASYDRFVAKGRLEEADADAALARITTSTDLDAVADADIVVEAVFEKLEVKHEIFRALDKIVRDDAVLASNTSAIPITKIAAVTERPERVVGTHFFSPVPMMQLCELVRGYKTSDETLATAREFAESVGKTCIVVNRDIAGFVTTRLISALVVEAAKLYESGVATAEDIDIACKLGFGHAMGPLATADLTGVDILVNATSNIYTESQDEKFAPPELMRRMVDAGDIGRKSGQGFYKH; from the coding sequence GTGGCCAGGAAGCTCGCCGTCATCGGGGCCGGACTCATGGGGTCCGGTATCGCGCAGGTCTCCGCCCAGGCGGGCTGGGACGTCGTTCTGCGGGATGTCACCGACGCGGCCCTGACCCGCGGCCTGGACGGCATCAAGGCTTCCTACGACCGGTTCGTGGCCAAGGGCAGGCTCGAAGAGGCCGACGCCGACGCGGCGTTGGCGCGTATCACCACCTCGACCGACCTGGACGCCGTCGCCGACGCGGACATCGTCGTCGAGGCCGTCTTCGAGAAGCTCGAGGTCAAGCACGAGATCTTCCGGGCTCTCGACAAGATCGTCCGGGACGACGCCGTGCTCGCCTCCAACACCTCCGCCATCCCGATCACCAAGATCGCGGCGGTGACGGAGCGTCCGGAGCGCGTCGTCGGCACCCATTTCTTCTCGCCGGTGCCGATGATGCAGCTGTGCGAGCTGGTGCGCGGCTACAAGACCAGCGACGAAACCCTCGCCACCGCACGTGAGTTCGCCGAGTCGGTCGGCAAGACCTGCATCGTCGTGAACCGCGACATCGCCGGTTTTGTCACCACCCGCCTCATCTCGGCGCTCGTCGTCGAGGCCGCGAAGCTGTACGAATCGGGCGTGGCCACCGCCGAGGACATCGACATCGCCTGCAAGCTGGGCTTCGGCCACGCCATGGGGCCCCTCGCCACCGCCGACCTGACCGGTGTGGACATCCTGGTGAACGCCACCAGCAACATCTACACCGAGTCCCAGGACGAGAAGTTCGCCCCGCCGGAGCTGATGCGCCGGATGGTGGATGCGGGTGACATCGGCCGCAAGAGCGGGCAGGGCTTCTACAAGCACTGA
- a CDS encoding cob(I)yrinic acid a,c-diamide adenosyltransferase, whose amino-acid sequence MVNLTRIYTRTGDKGTTALGDMSRTAKTDLRISAYADANEANAVLGTAIALGNLGEDVVKVLVRVQNDLFDVGADLSTPVVEDPKYPPLRVEQSYIDKLEADCDRFLEELEKLRSFILPGGTAGAALLHQACTVVRRAERSTWAALEVHGETMNALTATYLNRLSDLLFILARTANKEIGDVLWVPGGDR is encoded by the coding sequence ATGGTCAATCTGACGCGCATCTACACACGTACCGGCGACAAGGGCACCACCGCCCTCGGCGACATGAGCCGCACCGCCAAGACCGATCTGCGGATCTCCGCGTACGCCGACGCCAACGAGGCCAATGCCGTCCTCGGCACGGCCATCGCACTGGGCAATCTGGGCGAGGATGTCGTGAAGGTCCTCGTCCGGGTGCAGAACGACCTGTTCGACGTCGGCGCGGATCTGTCGACGCCGGTGGTCGAGGACCCCAAGTACCCGCCGCTGCGGGTGGAGCAGTCGTACATCGACAAGCTGGAGGCCGACTGCGACCGCTTCCTGGAGGAGCTGGAGAAGCTGCGCTCCTTCATCCTTCCGGGTGGCACTGCGGGCGCGGCGCTGCTCCACCAGGCCTGCACGGTGGTCCGGCGGGCGGAGCGTTCGACGTGGGCGGCGCTGGAGGTGCACGGCGAGACGATGAACGCGCTGACGGCGACGTATCTCAACCGGCTCTCCGACCTGCTGTTCATTCTGGCGAGGACGGCGAACAAGGAGATCGGCGACGTCCTGTGGGTACCGGGCGGGGACCGCTAG
- a CDS encoding sensor histidine kinase, with product MTFPRPHRDDVFLAVAGLLIGLLLWSLGLHSRGAPALLPAWTALVPLTVMAALELVRRIMPRTVLNIGTVAVVADQFTPGNIATVVMFADLVYAAVLYGTPATARRVPVTTGLISIGVTIGFLAWLRDPVALLIGVVTALVSFFPAVTGVIVRNHRDAADSARLRAEQTALLAEMDRAQAVVAERARMARELHDMVANHLSAIAIHSTAALSLDDAATTRQALGVIRENSVEGLAEMRRLIGLLRDSSGDAEPAAAPTLDGLEALVEQARSNGGSSGLTFALDDRRDRGERLPAPVELAAYRIVQESLTNAIKHAAAGEVQISVSGATGEPLVVTVTSPFGQRQGPRAPGSGAGLVGMQERVALLDGTFEAGPAAGPPGGPQKVWCVRAELPPLNDKEPSA from the coding sequence GTGACCTTCCCCCGCCCGCACCGCGACGATGTCTTCCTCGCGGTCGCCGGTCTGCTCATCGGCCTGCTGCTGTGGTCCCTCGGGCTGCACAGCCGGGGCGCCCCCGCCCTGTTGCCCGCGTGGACGGCGCTGGTGCCGCTGACGGTGATGGCCGCACTGGAGCTGGTGCGCAGGATCATGCCCCGTACCGTGCTGAACATCGGTACGGTCGCGGTCGTCGCGGACCAGTTCACCCCGGGCAACATCGCGACGGTCGTCATGTTCGCGGACCTCGTGTATGCGGCCGTGCTGTACGGAACCCCCGCCACCGCCCGCCGTGTCCCGGTGACGACCGGCCTGATCAGCATCGGGGTGACCATCGGCTTCCTGGCCTGGCTCCGGGATCCGGTGGCGCTGCTCATCGGCGTGGTGACGGCGCTGGTGTCGTTCTTCCCTGCGGTCACCGGTGTGATCGTGCGCAATCACCGCGACGCCGCGGACTCGGCCCGGCTGCGTGCCGAGCAGACAGCGCTGCTCGCGGAGATGGACCGGGCCCAGGCCGTGGTGGCCGAGCGTGCCCGGATGGCCCGTGAGCTGCACGACATGGTGGCCAACCATCTGTCGGCCATCGCGATCCACTCCACGGCCGCGCTGTCGCTCGACGATGCGGCGACCACCCGGCAGGCGCTGGGGGTGATCCGGGAGAACAGCGTCGAGGGGCTGGCGGAGATGCGCCGGCTGATCGGGCTGCTGCGGGACAGCAGCGGCGACGCCGAGCCGGCCGCGGCTCCCACGCTGGACGGTCTCGAGGCGCTGGTGGAGCAGGCGAGGAGCAACGGCGGGTCGAGCGGGCTGACCTTCGCACTCGACGACCGCAGGGACAGAGGAGAGCGGCTGCCCGCTCCGGTCGAGCTCGCGGCGTACCGGATCGTCCAGGAGTCGCTGACCAATGCGATCAAGCATGCGGCAGCGGGTGAGGTGCAGATCAGCGTGTCCGGTGCGACGGGTGAGCCGCTGGTCGTGACGGTGACCAGTCCGTTCGGGCAACGGCAGGGACCGCGCGCCCCCGGCTCCGGAGCCGGTCTGGTCGGTATGCAGGAGCGGGTGGCCCTTCTGGACGGGACGTTCGAGGCCGGTCCGGCCGCCGGTCCGCCCGGGGGGCCGCAGAAAGTCTGGTGTGTACGGGCGGAGCTGCCCCCGCTGAACGACAAGGAGCCCTCGGCATGA